Genomic DNA from Candidatus Paceibacterota bacterium:
TACCGAAATAGGCACTGCTCCTATTTATACTTCGCAAGGTTGGTTTCTTTTGTATTCTCATATTCAAAATTATTTTAAAGGGGGAGAAAATTCCGATAGAATTTTTGGAATTGAAGCGGTGCTTCTCGATTTAAAGAATCCTCTTAAAATTGTCGGGCGGACAAAAGGACCTATTTTGGTGCCGAGAGAGCCATATGAACTTCTTGGACATGTTCCCAATATAGTTTTTCCTTCCGGAGCAATTCTAGAAAAAGATACCCTTTTTATGTATTATGGAGCAGCCGATACGACGACCTGTATGGCTCATGTGAACATGACTGATCTAGTGGGTACCATGCTTCCGAAAACATCTGCTAGATGGCATTTCAAACGTTATGCCAAAAATCCTATTATTACCAAGAATGAAACACATCCCTGGGAATCCAAGGCTACCTTCAATCCAGCCGCTTTGAGGATAAAAGATACAATCCACATATTGTATAGAGCGCTTTCGGATGATAATACTTCTTCTCTCGGTTATGCATCGAGCAAAGATGGTTTTTTGATCAATGAGAGACAAGCCCTGCCAGCTTATGTGCCGAGAGAAGGTTTTGAATTAAAAAAAATTTCGGGAGGAAATTCCGGTTGTGAAGATCCGCGGTTGACGAAAATAGGGAAAAATATTTATATGTGCTACACCGCTTTTGACGGTGTTGGTCCTGCACGGGTTGCCATTACCTCCATTACAGAAAATAATTTTTTGCAGAAAAACTGGCAATGGGAAAAGCCTGTTTTGATCACTCCCAGAGGTTTCGATGATAAAGATACGTGTATTTTTCCTGAAAAGACAAATGGTAAATATTTTGTTTTGCATCGAGTGGGAAATGAAATATGCGGAGATTATCTAAAGTCGCTTGATTTTAACCAAGAAACTATCCGAAAATGCATCAGGATAATCGGGCCAAGGATAAACAAATGGGACAATGCCAAAGTGGGGATTTCTGCCCCGCCTATCAAGACAAAGTATGGCTGGTTGCTCCTTTACCACGGAATTTCAAAAAATCACAATACTTACAGGATTGGAGCTGTTTTGCTTGATCTTCATGATCCAGCCACTGTTCTCACCCGCACTTCTGATCCTATTTTTGAACCGGAAGAACCATATGAAAAAAACGGCATAGTAAATAACGTTGTTTTTCCTTGTGGAATGGTAGAGAAGGATGGCTTGCTTTACATTTATTATGGGGGAGCGGATACCGTCGTCGGAGTGGCGACGATAGAACTCAGCGTATTGCTTAGAGCTCTCACTCGAGATATAATCAAGGGATGAATCCCGAACAAAATCGCGGACGCATAAAATAAACATAATTATGATTATTCAAAAAAATATTATTAACAATAAAACAAAGGATATCGCGTAAGCGTACGCGTCCTATTTTGTACGGGATGAAGATAAATTTACAAGGAAAAGGTATTGAGCTGACGGAGTCCATTAAAGACTATGTATTAAAAAGAGTTACCAATTTAGAGAAATTGCTCTCTGGTATTGAAGCAGGGAAGGGAGAAGCGATGGTAAATTTTGAAGTGGTAAAGACTACTAATCATCATAAGACAGGTGAGATTTTTCATGCTAGTTGTGCGATAAAGGTAGATGGAAAAAAGTTTTATAGTGAAAGTGATAATGAAGATTTATATAGTGCAGTGGATGAGGTGAAAGAAACTCTCTTTAACGAAATAAGTAAAAACAAAGACAGAAAACAAACTCTCTATAAACGTGGAGCCACCAGCGTGAAAAAAATGTTCAAAGGTCTTTCTAAAAGAAACCCTTTTACTTCAAAGTATTAGTCTTCAAGAAATCCTTAAGAAATCCTCGTATTTTATTTCTTTTTTTCCTTCAGGAAGAACCCCATACTAGAGCGAAGCTCAGTACGGGGCATGCTTTTTTTAATTTACATAATCTATTTCTTTTCCATTTTCTGGTATTATTTTTTTTATCACTAATTTTTTATTTTCTAATTTAGCTTCGGTTATTTTTATTCTTTTGCCATTTTTTATGAAATATATACCCGGCCAGCCGTAAAGCGCGCAATATTTAGTGTAAATTTCTTTTGGCGAATCATTTAACAAATCCACCAAACCATCTTCTTTTTTGATTTTTTCACAATAGGTTGCTTTAGATTCATCTTGAGGTTTTGGAGTTATTTTTTCTTTTATATAATCCTCCAGTACTTTTACTAATAATTTTCCGCCTTCTCGAAAAAGTTTTTCTTCTAAAATAGGCAAAAGAGGAGGCCAATCCTTGTCATCTATTTCGACATTTTTTTGCGCCACGATCGGTCCATGATCCATTTTCTCATCTAAAATTATTACTGTTGCTCCAATATCTCTTTCATTGTTGAGTATCGATGATCTTACAGGGGAAGGTCCGCGCAATCGAGGCAACATTGAGGGATGTACATTTAAAATTCCATGCTTCGGCATGTTTAGGATTTTTTGGGGCAGAATTTTTCCATAAGCAGTTAAGACAAAAACATCATATTCCATAAGCCCTGTCGGGTGTCCAACACCCGACAGGAAGTTTTCATCAATAACTTTAGGCTGGAGTGTCGGTATCCCATGAGCCTCTGCCCATTTTTTTACTGGCGGAGCTTCAAAATGGTGACCTCGTCCGATTTTTAAGTCTGGGGCAGTTACCACAAGAGAAGGGAAATATCCATCTTCTGCAAGTTCTTCTAATACATACACAGCCAAGTCTGGTGTTCCAAAGAATACAAATTTTAAGTTTTTGTTTTGCATAAATTTATAAGCTATCAAATGGGCTTTTAATATTTTTTATCGCAGGATTGGTTACTTTTGTGTATAATTGTGTGGTTCTGATATTGGCGTGGCCTAAAAGCTCTTGCACATAACGCACGTCCACACCATTTTCCAAAAGGTGAGTGGCAAAACTATGACGAAGTGAGTGAAAAGTAGCTTCTTTATTAATATTGCATTTTTTTAAAGCGTTTTCAAAAATCTTTTGTGCGGTTCTTTCTGTTAATTTGCCGCCACGTTCACTAGCAAAAACATAGTCATTTAAATTTCTTCCAGTTATTGATTTTTCAATTTTTTTACTTAGTTTTTTCGGGAAAATAGTAATTCTATCTTTGTTGCCTTTTGCCCCTTTGATATGAATAGTTAATTCTGCTAAATTTAAGTCTTTAATTTTTAAATTTGTTGTTTCACTGACCCTGAATCCGGAAGCATATGATAGAGAAATTAATAGTTGATGTTTTTCATTACTTATTGAATCAATAATTTTTTCAATTTCATTTCTTGACAATACGATTGGCAATTTACTCGGTGTTTTTGCAAATTTAATGTCAATTTTATTATGAAACTTTAGTACATTCCAACAGAAAAAATTAATAGCTTGTAAGCTTTGATTGATGGTTTGCGAAGACATTTTTTTATCAATTTTTGACAATAAATATCGCTTAATAAAATCAACATCTACCGAATCAAAATTGTTTTGCTTAGTACGCAAATATTCAGCTACACAGCCCACGTAACTTTTAATAGTTTTAGGACTATAATTTCTGAGTTTTAGCTCGTCTTCTAGTTTTTTTAAATATACTTTCATTTATTTATTTGTTATAATTAAACTAATATAAATATACACAATAGTCGTAAAAAGTGCAATATTATACATACTATACGAAAACACTTCGTATATAAACGAGTTAGGCGAAATAATTTTTTTCTCTCTTTTAGAAATGTTTCCTTCTGGTCTTCTTTTTTTGAATAAGGAATGCAAAATAAGATTTTCTTTTTATTTTATAGAGGGGAATAAGGTGTTTTCTTCCGCTACGCTACAGAAAACGGATTTTTTATATAAGTAAGAAAAAGCCCCAAATGGTTATACCACCGGGGCTTGAGTGAACTTGAAAGAACTATTTTACTCCCTGATTCGGCAGAGAGCTTACCGACCGCGATGGTTATTAGGATTTGCCGACTGCATCCAACGCGTGTTTCAACGTTTTTTGGATGCACATAAATTGGCTAATCCCTTTTTCCCAGCAATCTGGGTTAGGGACCGAAACTTCCCTATTTCCGAATTTGCCTCTTTTTTCCTCCATTACTTTTTGAATCTCGGGATCCCTTCTCTGCTCAGCAGAGAGGTCTTGATAGTAATGAAGGATGATTTGAGGTTTGTCGCTCGCTCCGATCGCCTCCACCATTAATCTGGTGTTTTTTTTGAGGTAATCGCACGAGGGACATGCAACGTTGAGCATGTCGGGCTGCTGTCTGACCGCCCTTGACATAATGTCAAGGCTGTCAAGCACTTCCTTTGACCCAGCAATAAGCCAATGTGGGCCCTCTTCATGCTCGAACATCGCCTCAATCACATCAGAATCCTTCTGCAGTTCAGGAGTAATTCCGACGTAATTGTTGGTTGCCAAGCTGATCGCCGCAAGGGCAACATCCTTGTCGCCTTTCAACCGTTCGGAGATAAAGCACATGTGAGAATTCAAGGCTTCAACTCTCTTCTCGATCAGCCCGAGAACAAACTCCTTGTCATCCGCCATTTCAGGCAGCAGATGCTCTTCGCAAAATGCCCCTGGATTCTCAAGGAGGTACTTTTTTATCGCCTCGGCATCCCCGACAATTTCATCAGGAAGACAACTGCCGTGATCTACCTCAGTCGAGAAACCTCCCTCTTTCAGAAGGTCCACAACCGCGGCGTAACCATCGACTTCACCATGGCCGATGATCTGGAGAAAAACCGGGATAGGGATGCAGTTTTCGTCCTCGGTGCCACGATTGACCCAGAGGAGATCATAGTAGGTATCTCCATCACACGATCTCCGTTCGTAGGAAATCTCATTGACACCAAAAAGAGTACCGAAGAAATCTCTGTTCTTATCTTCGTACTCCGCCTCACAGCCGTCAAAATTCAATCTGTCAAATATCATTTTCTTTTCTCCTTCTTTCAGAATTTTTGCCCGCAACTGCCGGAATTGCTTCGCGACAGAAGTCGGGATGAGGTTTTGAGCGACAAGATTCTCAAGCCCGTCTTGAAGCGTCTTGAAAACTTTTTTGGCCTGGCCTTGCTCAAGGGTCAGGACTCCTCGCACCAACTGCTCAACCGTTAGCTCCGAGGACAAACTCCCGGTGCCGTCCATTTGGTCCATAGCGGATCCTCCTTTTTGGAATTTTACTACTGTCCCGCCATCTGGTCGGTAATTCCGCTTATGCGGAAAATAGCTTGCTACGAAGTAGCAATAAAATGGCAAAAAATTGCCGTCTTATTGCTACTTCGTAATCCATTATTCAGTTTTCAAAGTGCTGTCAATTTTGATTTTTCAGTATAGCACCTTTTCAATAATCTGTCAATAGTAATATCGTAAAATGGCTTATTTTGGCTAAATAATCCAAAAAGCAACAAGGAGTTTTGGGCTTTGGGCATTCACCTCTTTAATTCCCCTCTGCCCAAAGCCCAAAACGGAAAATCTTATTTTGCTCTATATTATATAAAAGAAGACCAGAAGGAAACGAATAATAAGGATGAGAAAAAATTACATCGCCTAACAAGTTGTATCAGGTTCCAGAAATTCGCCTCAATTATCTTCCAAAGGAGTGCAAATTTCTTCCACCCAAATTTTTGCCTTCTTCTTTCTTTTATATTACACTAAGGAAAGAAGGCAAAAACTTCTGATACAACTAACGTTGTCTGAAATGACGAAAAACAAAAAATGCAAAGTTATTTTTGGAAATTTTTAAAAACAAAAAAAGGAGGGCAACAAAATGAAGCCCTCCGAAGTGTGCGTTAAAAAACGCTGTTAAATATCTTTGACATACAACCTGAATCCGCCGCCACCCCACGCCGACCACTGCTCAAGGCTGATTGTCCTTTCGGGGCTTATTACATCCTTGAGTTCCTCGATGTCGGCCTGGTCAAGCTCGGCACTGAACTCGCCAGGAAAGTCACATTTGGGGTGTTTGAACACGATTTTATTGCCCTCAAATGCGATGTCGGCGGTTCCGTCCCTAAACAGTGCCTTCGGAAATGACGCGCAAAAATCGATTGACTCCGTGTGTGGTTTTGCGCTCAGCTTAACGCCGTTTATTCTTCCTGCATCATTCTTTGTTACCTCAACGTCAATCTCGTAGTTCATGGCCGCCTCCTCTTTTGGATTGTTTTTAAAAATTTCCAAAAATAACTTGGAAATCGATGTGGTTAGATGTCGTTACTACCTTTAAAGAACTTCAAAGTAGTATACAGATTGTAGCGAAAATGTCAATATCGATTTCCTTTTGTTTTTCGTCACATCAGACAACACAGCACATGCGGTTCAGAAATTTCTCATTTAAAGAGAAAGGGGTCAGGTACCTTTAATTTAAAAATATGATATAATAAAAAAATGCCACGTTCACCACGAGTCGATGTTGGAAATGAGTTATACCATGTGATCAACCGTGCTAATGCTCGTTTACCTATTTTCTTCAAAGAAGAAGATTTTGAACTTTTTGTTTCTATTTTAGAAGATGCACAAAAAAAATACGACATGAGAATTATTGCATATTGTTTAATGCCAA
This window encodes:
- the fmt gene encoding methionyl-tRNA formyltransferase, whose translation is MQNKNLKFVFFGTPDLAVYVLEELAEDGYFPSLVVTAPDLKIGRGHHFEAPPVKKWAEAHGIPTLQPKVIDENFLSGVGHPTGLMEYDVFVLTAYGKILPQKILNMPKHGILNVHPSMLPRLRGPSPVRSSILNNERDIGATVIILDEKMDHGPIVAQKNVEIDDKDWPPLLPILEEKLFREGGKLLVKVLEDYIKEKITPKPQDESKATYCEKIKKEDGLVDLLNDSPKEIYTKYCALYGWPGIYFIKNGKRIKITEAKLENKKLVIKKIIPENGKEIDYVN
- a CDS encoding tyrosine-type recombinase/integrase, with product MKVYLKKLEDELKLRNYSPKTIKSYVGCVAEYLRTKQNNFDSVDVDFIKRYLLSKIDKKMSSQTINQSLQAINFFCWNVLKFHNKIDIKFAKTPSKLPIVLSRNEIEKIIDSISNEKHQLLISLSYASGFRVSETTNLKIKDLNLAELTIHIKGAKGNKDRITIFPKKLSKKIEKSITGRNLNDYVFASERGGKLTERTAQKIFENALKKCNINKEATFHSLRHSFATHLLENGVDVRYVQELLGHANIRTTQLYTKVTNPAIKNIKSPFDSL
- the raiA gene encoding ribosome-associated translation inhibitor RaiA, whose protein sequence is MKINLQGKGIELTESIKDYVLKRVTNLEKLLSGIEAGKGEAMVNFEVVKTTNHHKTGEIFHASCAIKVDGKKFYSESDNEDLYSAVDEVKETLFNEISKNKDRKQTLYKRGATSVKKMFKGLSKRNPFTSKY
- a CDS encoding DUF4116 domain-containing protein; the encoded protein is MDQMDGTGSLSSELTVEQLVRGVLTLEQGQAKKVFKTLQDGLENLVAQNLIPTSVAKQFRQLRAKILKEGEKKMIFDRLNFDGCEAEYEDKNRDFFGTLFGVNEISYERRSCDGDTYYDLLWVNRGTEDENCIPIPVFLQIIGHGEVDGYAAVVDLLKEGGFSTEVDHGSCLPDEIVGDAEAIKKYLLENPGAFCEEHLLPEMADDKEFVLGLIEKRVEALNSHMCFISERLKGDKDVALAAISLATNNYVGITPELQKDSDVIEAMFEHEEGPHWLIAGSKEVLDSLDIMSRAVRQQPDMLNVACPSCDYLKKNTRLMVEAIGASDKPQIILHYYQDLSAEQRRDPEIQKVMEEKRGKFGNREVSVPNPDCWEKGISQFMCIQKTLKHALDAVGKS